In the Romeriopsis navalis LEGE 11480 genome, TCACGGTGGCGGTTTCGCGACTCGCAGGGAGAAACGGTAACAGTCGCGGTGCAGGGAAATACGGTGATCAGTAACGCAATTGGTTTACAACAATGTGTGATCGCCGGAATGGGCATCGCATTATTACCAAATTGGTTGATTCAGGCAGATTTACACAGTGGCCGTTTAGTCAATTTATTTCCCGACTATGGGGTAACGGCAACGGATTTTGATACGGCGGCTTGGCTGGTCTATCCGTCGCGGGCCTACGTTCCAAGTAAGGTGCGAATTTTCATCGATTTTTTGCGACGATCGTTAGCTAACTCGTCAATCTGACTGGAATGGGGCACCCTAGAACTGTATTGATCAATCACCGCATTTATCCCAGCAACTAAGTTATGTTGAGTGATCTCCATCTCCCACCCAAACTCCGTCGCCAGGTGGATAGCGAACTCCAACCCGGAGAAGCAATTCGCTGGATTCAACAGCCAATCCCCAAGTTTTTCACCCCCAGTTCGACCATCGCGGTTTTATTTGCCATTCCTTGGACTAGTTTCGCCCTTTTTTAGATGTGGATGGCCGCGGGGGCCAAGGTCCCGGATTTGAGTCAAGGGTTGCAGTTCGAATATCTGTTTGCGTTATTTGGTGTCCCGTTTGTCTTAGTCGGCTTGGGCATGCTAGCGAGTCCGTTATGGTCATGGTTATCGATGCGGCAGACGGTTTATCTGATTACCGATCGACGGGCAATTTTAATTCAAGCTGGTGGTGCGACTACGACATTTAGAAGCTATGAACCGCATCAGCTTCAACACATTTACCGCAAAGTATTTGATGACGATACGGGTAATATTATTATTGCTCAGGAGAAATGGCGTGATAGCAATGGGGACAAACGCACTGAAAACATTGGATTTATGAATATTCGCAATGCCCGTGAGGCCGAGATGCGCTTAAAGCAGCTGGCACGGCGGGCCGAGTAAATTCGGCATCAATTCCAATACAATATAAGCCAAGCGCCAAGTCAACTAGTAGTTATAGGGATTTTTCGGTTCCTTAATCGGTCGAATTTCAGTTGCATCAACCACAACTTGACGATTCCCCGCCGCTAGCGTTTCTGTGATCATTACACCTTTGACTTCAAACCATTGATCAACTTTATAACTGCTGCGATCGCCCTGGCGCAGCTTAATTGGCAAACTCACAGGATAGGCATCTGCCGCACAACAAGTAATCGTAAACCGCGTCAACAGAAAGTACTGGTCCGGCAACTTATCTGGATGTACAGCAAATCCATCAATTTTCACTGGCTGCCCCGCATAAGCATCAGGCTCAGGATAGAGCTGCAGCGCCCGCATCCACTCAATCAAACTGCGATTTTCGGGTTTTGTCGTGCCTTTAAAGGACTGTGGCTTGACCTGCGTTGTGGCCAAAAAGGTATCGTTAACACCGCGCTGTAAAGCCGTTTCACTTCCAAAGGCCCGGGGCGTCACGATAAATCCCAGCAGCGCCACTCCAATCAGAATGAAACTTCCCCAGCCAGTCGGCAATAATGCCATATGCTGCGCTTCCGGCGTTGACCGG is a window encoding:
- a CDS encoding TIGR03943 family putative permease subunit, whose translation is MEKSKFPMVLQVLRPWFDVVALMLWGILFLNYWFSGKLNLLIHPNYHLLTLVAALFLMGLAGWKSWELWQRRKSARSTPEAQHMALLPTGWGSFILIGVALLGFIVTPRAFGSETALQRGVNDTFLATTQVKPQSFKGTTKPENRSLIEWMRALQLYPEPDAYAGQPVKIDGFAVHPDKLPDQYFLLTRFTITCCAADAYPVSLPIKLRQGDRSSYKVDQWFEVKGVMITETLAAGNRQVVVDATEIRPIKEPKNPYNY